The genomic segment CGGTTCCCGGTCGATGCCCGACCGGAGGTCATCGCCGCCCTCGTGCATGCGGTGGAGGGGCGCCCGTGCTGAGCATTCCACCCACCACCCAGCTCTGGTACGGCGGGGCCGTCGATCTGCGCCTCGGGTTCGACGGCCTGTACCGCCACGTCCAATCCACGCTTCAGGCCGATCCCTTGAGCGGGCATCTGTTCATTTTCACCAATCGCTCGGCCAACCGGCTCAAGGCCCTGTACTGGACCCGCCACGGGCTCTGCTTGTGGTGCCAGCGACTCGAGCGCGGGCGGTACCACTTCCCCACCCCGACCGACCGCAAACTCGAACTCACCGCCACCGAGTTCGCCATGATCCTCGACGGCATCGACTACTCGTCGGCCAAACGTTTCACCCGTTATTGTCGCCCGAAAGCGTCCGAATCCGACTTGCGCACCCGCACGTCCTGACCCATCTTTCGGCATGGACTCCGACGCCCCGCTGCCGACCGACGTGCTGACCCTCCAAGGGATGGTGCGTGCCCTCCAGGCCGAAAACGCCGACCTCCGCACGCAGCTCCAACGCCAGGCCGAGCAGTTCCAACGGACCATCGACGACCTGCGTGCCGAGGTCGCGGCCTTGAAGGCGAAGTTGGACCGGGCCACGACGCACCGGTTCGGCCGGCGGTCCGAACGCACACCGAAGCCACCGAAGGTCCCCGGCGACGGACCCGCGAAGCGGCGCCACGACCACGGCCGTTCGCCACTCCCGGCGCACCTCGAACGCCGCGACACGGTCCTCGATCTGACCCCCGACGAGCGCCGCTGCTCGGGCTGTGGTGGCGACCGCGTGTGCATCGGCCAGACCCAGACCGAGCAACTCGATTGCGACCCGACCCCGTACTTCGTGCGGCGCACGATCCGCAAGACGTACGCGTGCCAACAGTGCCCCCCGACGGTCCGGGCCGAGGACCGGATCCGGACCGCCACGCCGAGTACCGTCGGACCGATCGACAAGGGACTGTGTGGTCCGGGCTTGTTGGCCGAGGTTCTCGTCGGGAAGTTCCTCGACCACCTGCCGCTGCACCGCCAAGTCGCCCGGATCGGGCGCGCGGGGGTGACGGTGTCCGAGAGTACCTTGGGCGATTGGGTGAAACAGTCCGCGGTGTTACTGACGTCGCTGTACCAGTTGATGCTCGAGCGGGTGCGCACGTGTCCGGTCCTCTGGTCCGATGACACCCGCTCGCGGTTCGCCCAGCCCGGTGAGCGAACGATGCCGCACGGCCACTTCTGGGTGGGGATCGGAGATCCGACGGCCCCGTACACGGCGTTCCACTTCACGACCGGTTACGACGCCGCGAGCGGACCGGACCAGTTCTTAGGCGGCTTCCGGGGCCACGTGCATGCCGATTGCCTCGCACAGTACAACGGCCTGTTCGCCGCCGGAGCCAAGCACGTCGCCTGTTGGTCCCACGCGCGCCGCAAGTTCCTCGGCGCCGGGGACCCCGGGGCCAAGGCGGTCGAACGCATCAACCGGTTGTACCACATCGAGCACACGCTTCCGGCGCCGGACTCACCGGAGCACATCGTCGCCCGTCGCGCGACGCGGCAAGCAAGGGCGCTCCCGATCCTGAACGACCTGAAGGCGTGGCTCGACGCGGCACTCGGGACGGCGTTGCCCAAGTCGGCCCTGGGGGCCGCGATCCGGTACGTGGCGAATCACTGGGCCGCGTTCGTCCGGTACACCGAGGACGGGCGACTCTCGATCGATAATAACCTGAGCGAGCGAACGCTCCGGCTGATCGCCGTGGGTCGGAGCAATTGGAAGTTCGTGGGCAGTGCGAAGGCCGGTGCGCACGCCGCGGTTCACTTCTCGGTGGTGGGCACGTGTCGGCACTTGGGTCTCGATGCGACGGCATACCTGCGTGAGGTTCTTCCGGCCCTTCATGCGTTGGGCGAGAAGCCGACGGCGGACCAACTCGCACCTCTTCTGCCCGACGTGTGGGCGAAGCGTCAACAATCCCGACTCCTCGTCGCGTAAGCCCATCCCACACCGAACCCCGCCGATCCCGGCTGTCGCTCACCGACCGTCTTTGGCCGGGTGTGTACTGTGAAGGAGGCATCATGGCCCGAAGATCCAGCGACTCGAGCGCGGGCGTTACCACTTCCCCACCCCGACCGACCGCAAACTCGAACTCACCGCCACCGAGTTCGCCATGATCCTCGACGGCATCGACGTGTCCCACGTCCGGCGGTTCAAGCGATTCACGCCCGCCCCGGTACAAGCTCGCGCTACTTGACCACGACCGCGGTGTTTAAAGGGCATGGGCGCCGACTCACCGCTGCCGAACGACGTGCCGACCCTCCAGGACCTGGTGCGTGGGCTCCGGGCCGAGAGCGCCGAACTCCGCACGCAGCTCCGGGACCAGGCCCAGCAGTTCCAACGCACCATCGACGAGTTGCGGGCCGAGGTCGCGGCATTAAAGGCGAAGTTGGATCGGGCGACGACGCACCGCTTCGGGCGCCGGTCCGAACGCACACCGAAGCCACCGAAGAGCCCCGGCGACCCGACCGTGAAGCGGCGGCACGACCACGGGCGTGCGTCCCTCCCGGCCCACCTGCCGCGCCGTGACACGGTCCTCGATCTGACGCCCGAGGAGCGCCGCTGTCCGGGTTGCGGCGGGGACCGCGTGTGCATCGGTCAGACCCAGACCGAGCAACTCGATTGCGACCCGACCCCGTACTTCGTGCGGCGCACGATCCGCAAAACCTACGCCTGCCCGCAGTGCCCCACAACCGTCCCGGTCGAGGAGCGAATCCGAACCGCCACGCCGAGCACCGTCGGGCCGATCAACAAGGGGCTGTGCGGTCCCGGCGTGCTGGCCGAGGTCATCGTCGGGAAGTACTTGGATCACCTGCCGCTGCACCGTCAGGTCGCCCGGATCGCACGCGCGGGTGTGACGGTCGCCGAGAGTACCTTGGGCGATTGGATGAAACAGTCGGCGGTCCTGCTGACGCCGCTGTACCAGTTGATGCTCGAGCGGGTGCGTGCGTGCCCGGTGATCTGGTCCGACGACACCCGCTCGCGGTTCGCCAAGCCCGGTGAACGAACGATGCCGCAGGGCCACTTCTGGGTGACGATCGGGGATCCAACCGTTCCGTACACGCTCTTCCACTTCACGACCGGTTACGATGCCGCGACCGGACCGGATCGGTTCCTCGGGGGCTTCCGGGGCCACGTGCATGCCGATTGCCTCGCACAGTACAACGGCCTGTTTGCCAACGGGGCCAAGCACGTCGCGTGTTGGGCTCACGCCCGCCGTAAGTTCCTCGCCGCCGGGGACGTCGCGACCGAGGCGGTCGAGTTCATCCACCGGTTGTATCACCTCGAGCACCAACTCGCGCCGCCCGACACCCCGGAACGCATCGCCGCCCGTCACGCCACGCGGCAATCGCAGGCGGTCCCGGTGTTGAATGACCTGAAGGCGTGGCTCGACGCGGCGCTCGTGGCCGCGCTGCCGAAATCGGCGGTTGCCATCGCGATCCGGTACGTGGCGAACCACTGGGCCGCGTTCGTCCGGTACACCGAGGACGGGCGTCTGTCGCTGGACAATAACCTCAGTGAGAGAACGCTCCGGCTCATCGCCGTGGGTCGGAGCAATTGGAAGTTCGTGGGCAGTGCGAAGGCGGGTGAGCGGTCCGCGGTCCACTACTCGGTGGTGGGCACGTGTCGGCACCTGGGCCTGGACGCGGCGGCCTACCTGCGCCAGGTTCTTCCGGCCCTTCATGCGTTGGGCGAGAAGCCGACCGCGGACCAACTCGAACCTCTTCTGCCCGATGTGTGGGCGAAACGCCAACAATCACGTCCCCTCGCCGCGTAGTCCGATCCAGTATCAACCCTGCCGATCCCAGCCGTGACTCACCGACTGGCGTTGGCCGGGTATGTACGGTGTAACCAGTGGTTACACCTTCGGCGGCTTCTGCGACCTGCTTCGCCTTCTCGTAGGTTCTGCCAGAGACGACCAATGAAGGGCCGGCGCGCACCCACGAATCTATTTCGTGGGAGCTTCACAGATTCTGAGCCGGCCGTCGGGCTCCCCGGGTACAATCTCCCCTAGT from the Frigoriglobus tundricola genome contains:
- the tnpB gene encoding IS66 family insertion sequence element accessory protein TnpB (TnpB, as the term is used for proteins encoded by IS66 family insertion elements, is considered an accessory protein, since TnpC, encoded by a neighboring gene, is a DDE family transposase.), producing the protein MLSIPPTTQLWYGGAVDLRLGFDGLYRHVQSTLQADPLSGHLFIFTNRSANRLKALYWTRHGLCLWCQRLERGRYHFPTPTDRKLELTATEFAMILDGIDYSSAKRFTRYCRPKASESDLRTRTS
- the tnpC gene encoding IS66 family transposase, with protein sequence MDSDAPLPTDVLTLQGMVRALQAENADLRTQLQRQAEQFQRTIDDLRAEVAALKAKLDRATTHRFGRRSERTPKPPKVPGDGPAKRRHDHGRSPLPAHLERRDTVLDLTPDERRCSGCGGDRVCIGQTQTEQLDCDPTPYFVRRTIRKTYACQQCPPTVRAEDRIRTATPSTVGPIDKGLCGPGLLAEVLVGKFLDHLPLHRQVARIGRAGVTVSESTLGDWVKQSAVLLTSLYQLMLERVRTCPVLWSDDTRSRFAQPGERTMPHGHFWVGIGDPTAPYTAFHFTTGYDAASGPDQFLGGFRGHVHADCLAQYNGLFAAGAKHVACWSHARRKFLGAGDPGAKAVERINRLYHIEHTLPAPDSPEHIVARRATRQARALPILNDLKAWLDAALGTALPKSALGAAIRYVANHWAAFVRYTEDGRLSIDNNLSERTLRLIAVGRSNWKFVGSAKAGAHAAVHFSVVGTCRHLGLDATAYLREVLPALHALGEKPTADQLAPLLPDVWAKRQQSRLLVA
- the tnpB gene encoding IS66 family insertion sequence element accessory protein TnpB; this translates as MQRLERGRYHFPTPTDRKLELTATEFAMILDGIDVSHVRRFKRFTPAPVQARAT
- the tnpC gene encoding IS66 family transposase, which translates into the protein MGADSPLPNDVPTLQDLVRGLRAESAELRTQLRDQAQQFQRTIDELRAEVAALKAKLDRATTHRFGRRSERTPKPPKSPGDPTVKRRHDHGRASLPAHLPRRDTVLDLTPEERRCPGCGGDRVCIGQTQTEQLDCDPTPYFVRRTIRKTYACPQCPTTVPVEERIRTATPSTVGPINKGLCGPGVLAEVIVGKYLDHLPLHRQVARIARAGVTVAESTLGDWMKQSAVLLTPLYQLMLERVRACPVIWSDDTRSRFAKPGERTMPQGHFWVTIGDPTVPYTLFHFTTGYDAATGPDRFLGGFRGHVHADCLAQYNGLFANGAKHVACWAHARRKFLAAGDVATEAVEFIHRLYHLEHQLAPPDTPERIAARHATRQSQAVPVLNDLKAWLDAALVAALPKSAVAIAIRYVANHWAAFVRYTEDGRLSLDNNLSERTLRLIAVGRSNWKFVGSAKAGERSAVHYSVVGTCRHLGLDAAAYLRQVLPALHALGEKPTADQLEPLLPDVWAKRQQSRPLAA